A window from Fragaria vesca subsp. vesca linkage group LG5, FraVesHawaii_1.0, whole genome shotgun sequence encodes these proteins:
- the LOC101302563 gene encoding uncharacterized protein LOC101302563: MEGVTDSPWAVVPYHDPYDHEVPEVLSFVNDSPDQTLDALFDGGVVPSSPHQCPVPHFDDGIQDFPMSPMWDFSNNYNGGGNNNFSVPEDPPSQCSGGGGEPAVDQNSGLGFGQNVMPPPVVAPPPPIINSGCCGCQALREIVHFSRDYIMTLKIHGRLGAICHAIQESRANYLYDSGVSSEPHYQNLDFCNKGIEEVKQCLTQYCLERKVEGYIMQQDPLQAFYQTLCVGMDGEWDDILCYPDEFIPEDFDATDDFISPNSERVAEMDQPATVATVNTIGKGPRLPRYSLAEQRERAAKMKLDDLRAYFHLTIEEASEQLRFCPTVVKRICRKFGVSRWPARKIKSIEKRISSLRPLLNSCSESTRGHVAAEIERLETEVARLVP; this comes from the exons ATGGAGGGCGTGACAGATTCTCCATGGGCTGTTGTGCCTTACCATGACCCTTATGATCACGAAGTCCCTGAAGTTCTGAGTTTTGTTAATGATTCTCCTGATCAAACTCTTGACGCATTGTTCGACGGTGGAGTAGTTCCTTCTTCCCCTCATCAATGTCCAGTTCCTCATTTTGATGATGGAATCCAAGATTTCCCCATGTCCCCAATGTGGGATTTCAGCAACAATTATAATGGGGGAGGGAATAATAATTTTTCAGTACCAGAGGATCCTCCTTCTCAGTGTTCCGGAGGAGGTGGAGAACCGGCTGTTGATCAGAATTCCGGGTTAGGGTTTGGGCAAAATGTGATGCCGCCTCCAGTTGTGGCGCCACCACCACCAATAATCAACTCCGGTTGCTGCGGCTGCCAGGCTCTAAGGGAAATCGTTCACTTCAGCC GCGACTATATCATGACACTTAAAATTCATGGAAGACTTGGTGCCATCTGCCATGCGATTCAAGAAAGCCGAGCCAATTACTTGTATGACTCCGGTGTTTCTAGCGAGCCTCACTATCAGAACTTAGA CTTTTGCAATAAAGGCATTGAGGAAGTGAAGCAGTGTCTGACGCAGTACTGCTTAGAGCGAAAGGTAGAAGGCTACATCATGCAGCAAGATCCTCTGCAAGCATTTTATCAGACTCTCTGTGTTGGTATGGATGGTGAGTGGGATGATATTCTTTGTTATCCCGACGAATTTATTCCAGAGGACTTCGACGCCACCGACGACTTCATTTCTCCTAATTCAGAAAGGGTGGCAGAAATGGATCAACCTGCTACTGTGGCGACCGTGAATACGATAGGGAAGGGTCCTAGGCTTCCTAGGTATTCCCTTGCAGAACAG AGGGAGAGAGCAGCAAAAATGAAATTAGATGATCTTCGTGCTTACTTCCATCTCACCATTGAAGAGGCTTCTGAACAATTGCGTTTTTGCCCAACAGTTGTCAAGAGGATCTGTCGAAAGTTTGGAGTAAGCAGGTGGCCTGCTAGAAAG ATCAAAAGCATTGAGAAGCGAATATCAAGCTTGAGGCCACTTTTGAATTCATGTAGTGAGAGCACCAGGGGCCATGTTGCAGCTGAAATCGAAAGGCTTGAAACAGAAGTAGCCCGACTTGTACCATAA
- the LOC101302844 gene encoding uncharacterized protein LOC101302844, with protein MSSHLEPFLNGDDAKAIKSIPIGSENDRDVLIWPFSKSGVYSAKSGYRRIVKEQGGKGSSKPSSSHIIDAKLWKVVWRPTMLPKISNFLWRVLSNALCTNWNIFRRKIIPDPLCALCGEHPETTEHCLLLCPWTSAVWFGSSLGYIPEKASITSLDAWLLAVSGNSGKLSHHNEEFFQFVCFHLWEIWKQRCVAVMKRVSPNPVTTIENIHRSFKEWSEAQPDYDTPPDEPRRPTASKLWHPPPPNVVKINIDAAWKTSNQHSGIGLVVRNHRGCSIAGASLLCSHNSVVEAEADSVVKGLQIARFLNLKNVIIEGDCQEVIRSLSSPNFTPNWKILPILNRVKFMLPAFDEVLWNWVPREANRVADAAAKLAMVRLCSSDWANTPPTSLLHILRSDGPP; from the coding sequence ATGTCTTCTCACTTGGAACCGTTTTTGAATGGTGATGATGCCAAGGCCATCAAATCTATTCCAATTGGCAGTGAGAATGACAGAGATGTTCTCATTTGGCCTTTTTCTAAGAGTGGTGTCTATTCAGCAAAAAGTGGCTATAGAAGGATTGTCAAGGAGCAGGGGGGTAAGGGGTCTTCTAAACCTTCATCGTCGCACATAATAGATGCGAAGCTGTGGAAGGTGGTGTGGAGGCCAACCATGCTGCCAAAAATTTCCAATTTCTTATGGCGTGTGTTGTCAAATGCTCTTTGTACCAACTGGAATATTTTCAGAAGAAAAATTATTCCAGACCCTTTGTGTGCTCTTTGTGGTGAGCATCCGGAAACTACAGAGCATTGCCTACTTCTATGCCCTTGGACTAGCGCTGTATGGTTTGGGAGCTCTTTGGGATACATCCCAGAGAAGGCCTCTATCACAAGCTTGGATGCTTGGCTTCTAGCAGTTTCTGGCAATTCTGGTAAGCTGTCTCATCACAATGAGGAGTTTTTTCAGTTTGTGTGTTTTCATTTGTGGGAGATTTGGAAGCAAAGATGTGTTGCAGTAATGAAGAGGGTCTCCCCTAACCCTGTTACTACTATAGAGAACATTCACAGAAGCTTTAAAGAGTGGTCTGAAGCTCAGCCTGATTATGACACTCCCCCAGATGAGCCTCGGAGACCTACTGCAAGCAAATTGTGGCATCCTCCCCCTCCAAATGTGGTAAAAATTAACATTGATGCAGCTTGGAAGACGAGTAACCAACACAGTGGGATTGGTCTAGTGGTGCGTAACCATAGGGGTTGTTCTATTGCTGGTGCAAGTCTCTTGTGCTCCCATAATTCTGTTGTTGAGGCCGAGGCTGACTCGGTGGTTAAAGGTCTTCAAATTGCAAGGTTCCTGAATTTGAAAAATGTTATCATTGAGGGTGATTGCCAGGAGGTCATTAGGTCTCTCTCTTCCCCAAATTTCACTCCCAATTGGAAAATTCTACCTATTCTTAATAGAGTGAAGTTTATGTTGCCTGCCTTTGATGAGGTGTTATGGAACTGGGTTCCCCGTGAAGCTAACCGGGTTGCTGACGCAGCGGCGAAGCTTGCCATGGTGAGGTTGTGCTCTTCGGACTGGGCTAATACGCCTCCAACCTCCCTCCTTCATATTCTCAGGAGCGATGGCCCCCCCTGA
- the LOC101303133 gene encoding TMV resistance protein N-like produces MLPTMTTHEASSSSSKRWTYDVFLSFNGDDTRKSFTGHLYARLKEAGVNTFIDDCYELRRGEKIKEKLVQAIEGSKISVIVFSRRYAASSWCLEELVEILGCRKRSGQMVMPIFFDVDPTDVRNHTGSFGEAFYHKHQDIDKDKLQGWKGALTEAANLSGWDLRNTANGHEATFIQKVVEQITRELPSTYLLSIAQHPVGVNSRLHDLISCLHFEARDDVRISGILGMGGIGKTTLAKAIGNKFYRDFQGKVSFLENVRESTKQLNGLVGLQNQLLADILKPTKLDVGIVDRGKEVIKQRLQYMRVLIIIDDVDDEDQLNALAGNCDWFGPGSRIIITTRNVHLLKGVTKDSIYRVRPMHKVESLQLFCWHAFRDSSYPKEGYLELSERAVSYCAGLPLALKVIGSFLFGKDTHDWEAHLKKLKRIPDDQIVQKLRLCYDGLSERHREKDIFLDIACFFIGMDKNYVTKILDGCDFFAGIGIRVLLDRCLVTLSTLNKLTMHDLLQDMGREIVCEKYRDEPEKRSRLWHPKDVEEVLTETSATEEIEGLSTLNFLKPEVRSFSTEAFIKMKRLRLLRLNHVSLTGDYKYLSKKKLIWLCWHGFPLVVIPREFDLRSLVVIDLRYSKLTDFWGDPQV; encoded by the exons ATGCTACCTACCATGACAACTCATGAGGCCTCCTCTTCATCCTCAAAACGCTGGACTTATGATGTGTTCTTGAGCTTTAACGGTGATGACACTCGCAAATCCTTCACTGGCCATCTCTACGCGAGATTAAAAGAGGCTGGAGTAAACACCTTTATTGATGACTGCTACGAGCTAAGAAGAGGGGAGAAAATAAAAGAAAAACTGGTTCAAGCAATCGAAGGGTCTAAGATCTCGGTGATTGTTTTCTCAAGGAGGTATGCCGCTTCCAGTTGGTGTCTTGAGGAGCTGGTGGAGATACTTGGGTGTCGAAAAAGGAGTGGCCAAATGGTTATGCCAATATTTTTTGATGTTGATCCTACAGATGTTAGGAACCACACTGGTTCTTTTGGCGAGGCCTTTTATCACAAGCATCAGGATATAGATAAAGATAAGCTACAGGGGTGGAAAGGTGCTCTTACAGAGGCTGCAAATTTGTCTGGCTGGGATCTCAGGAACACTGCCAATGG GCATGAAGCAACTTTCATTCAGAAAGTTGTTGAACAGATTACCAGAGAGCTTCCCAGCACATATTTATTATCCATAGCCCAACATCCAGTTGGAGTAAACTCTCGTTTGCATGATTTGATTTCTTGTTTGCATTTTGAAGCAAGAGATGATGTTCGCATTAGCGGAATATTAGGGATGGGTGGCATAGGTAAAACAACACTTGCCAAAGCCATAGGTAACAAATTTTATCGGGACTTTCAAGGGAAAGTTAGTTTCCTTGAAAATGTGAGGGAATCTACAAAGCAACTGAATGGTCTGGTTGGTTTGCAAAATCAACTTCTAGCTGATATCTTGAAACCAACCAAGCTTGACGTTGGCATTGTTGATAGAGGGAAGGAAGTTATAAAACAAAGACTTCAATACATGAGGGTGCTTATCATAATTGACGATGTTGATGATGAGGATCAACTTAATGCATTAGCTGGAAACTGTGATTGGTTTGGTCCAGGAAGTAGAATTATTATAACAACAAGAAATGTGCATTTGCTAAAAGGAGTTACCAAGGATTCAATATATCGGGTTCGACCAATGCACAAAGTTGAATCTCTTCAGCTCTTTTGCTGGCATGCCTTCCGTGATAGTAGTTATCCTAAGGAAGGTTATCTTGAACTCTCAGAAAGGGCAGTTTCTTATTGTGCAGGGTTGCCGCTTGCTCTTAAAGTTATAGGTTCTTTTCTATTCGGTAAAGACACTCATGACTGGGAGGCGCATTTGAAAAAATTAAAAAGAATTCCTGACGACCAAATTGTGCAAAAGCTCAGATTGTGCTATGATGGGCTAAGTGAAAGGCATCGAGAGAAGGACATATTTCTTGACATAGCTTGTTTCTTTATTGGAATGGACAAGAATTATGTCACAAAAATACTGGATGGATGTGACTTCTTTGCAGGTATAGGAATCAGAGTCCTCCTTGATCGGTGCCTTGTAACTCTTAGTACACTGAACAAGCTGACGATGCATGATTTGCTTCAAGACATGGGCAGAGAGATTGTCTGTGAAAAGTATCGGGATGAGCCTGAAAAACGCAGTAGATTATGGCATCCCAAAGATGTAGAAGAAGTCTTGACAGAAACCTCA GCTACTGAAGAAATTGAAGGATTAAGTACTCTAAACTTTTTAAAACCTGAAGTGAGGAGTTTCAGTACAGAGGCCTTTATAAAAATGAAAAGATTGAGATTACTTCGACTTAACCATGTCAGTCTAACCGGAGACTACAAATATCTTTCCAAGAAAAAGCTAATATGGCTTTGCTGGCATGGATTCCCTCTAGTGGTTATACCAAGAGAATTTGATCTACGAAGCCTAGTTGTTATAGACCTACGCTATAGCAAACTCACAGATTTTTGGGGCGATCCTCAGGTATAA
- the LOC101292704 gene encoding multiple C2 and transmembrane domain-containing protein 2-like produces MIKLIVEVQDASDLMPKDGDGFASPFVEVDFDQQRQRTQTKPKDLNPYWNEQLVFNVTNPRDLSNNTIDVVVYNDRKSGHHKNFLGRVRISGVSVPLSESEATLQRYPLDKRGLFSNIKGDIALRIYAVQDHTSAAQPQQHEYGNVETGTASVEIPQMFSTTPLQEINGNNTHRIDEQAEHHHHHQMGEKPMKKKKEHEVRTFHSIGTGGGGGGGFSHSQPPSSGFGFETHHQKAPHVETRTDFARAGPATVMHMQQGPPRQNPEFALVETSPPLAARLRYRPGGFTGDKTSSTYDLVEQMHYLYVSVVKARDLPTMDVSGSLDPYVEVKLGNYRGVTKHLEKNQNPVWKQIFAFSKERLQSNLLEVSVKDKDFGKDDHVGRVFFDLTEVPVRVPPDSPLAPQWYRLVDKKGDKVRGEIMLAVWMGTQADESFPEAWHSDAHDISHVNLASTRSKVYFSPKLYYLRVHVLEAQDLVPSERGRPLDTYVKVQLGNQMRVSRPSQVRTINPIWNDELILVASEPFEDLIVISVGDKVGPGRDDLLGMVFLSVRDIPQRHDTHKLPEPLWFNLQKPSVAAEEESEKKKEKFSSKIHLRLYLDAGYHVLDESTHFSSDMQPSSKHLRKAGIGILELGILSAKNLLPMKGREGRTTDSYCVAKYGNKWVRTRTLLNTLNPRWNEQYTWEVHDPCTVITVGVFDNHHINGSKEDARDQRIGKVRIRLSTLETDRIYTHYYPLLVLTPSGLKKHGELQLALRFSCTAWVNMVAQYGRPLLPKMHYVNPIPVRYVDWLRHQAMQIVAARLSRAEPPLRREAVEYMLDVDYHMFSLRRSKANFQRIMSLLSGFTMVCRWFNDICTWRNPITTCLVHILFVILVCYPELILPTIFLYLFVIGLWNYRFRPRHPPHMDARISQAEFAHPDELDEEFDSFPTSRPSDIVRMRYDRLRSVAGRVQTVVGDLATQGERAQALLSWRDSRATAIFIIFSLIWAVFIYITPFQVVAVLVGLYMLRHPRFRSKMPSAPVNFFKRLPSKSDMLL; encoded by the coding sequence ATGATCAAGCTCATAGTCGAAGTTCAGGATGCAAGTGACCTCATGCCCAAGGACGGCGACGGGTTCGCATCTCCCTTTGTTGAGGTCGACTTCGACCAGCAGAGACAGCGGACACAGACCAAACCCAAAGACCTGAATCCTTACTGGAACGAGCAGCTGGTCTTCAACGTCACCAACCCAAGAGACCTTTCCAACAACACCATCGACGTGGTTGTCTACAATGACAGAAAGTCCGGCCACCACAAGAACTTCCTCGGCCGGGTCCGAATCTCCGGCGTCTCCGTCCCTCTCTCCGAGTCAGAAGCCACGCTCCAGCGCTACCCTCTTGACAAAAGAGGCCTGTTCTCCAACATCAAAGGCGACATCGCTCTTCGAATCTACGCAGTTCAAGATCACACTAGTGCTGCTCAACCACAGCAACATGAATATGGTAATGTCGAAACCGGAACTGCTAGCGTCGAGATTCCTCAGATGTTTTCTACTACTCCTCTGCAAGAAATCAATGGTAATAATACTCATAGGATCGATGAGCAAGCCGAGCATCATCATCATCATCAAATGGGTGAGAAGCCGATGAAGAAGAAGAAGGAACATGAAGTAAGAACATTCCACTCCATTGGAACAGGCGGCGGCGGCGGTGGTGGATTCTCTCATTCTCAGCCACCTTCGTCCGGGTTTGGGTTTGAAACCCATCACCAGAAAGCACCCCACGTAGAAACAAGGACGGATTTTGCTCGGGCGGGTCCTGCCACGGTTATGCATATGCAGCAGGGACCTCCGAGGCAGAACCCGGAGTTTGCGCTGGTGGAGACTAGTCCACCACTCGCGGCCCGGCTCCGGTATAGACCCGGCGGGTTTACAGGGGATAAGACCTCGAGCACATATGACTTGGTGGAGCAGATGCATTACTTGTATGTGAGTGTGGTGAAGGCTAGAGATCTTCCGACCATGGATGTGTCTGGAAGCCTTGACCCTTATGTGGAAGTGAAGCTTGGGAACTACAGGGGTGTCACCAAGCACTTGGAGAAGAATCAGAACCCGGTTTGGAAGCAGATTTTCGCTTTCTCCAAGGAGAGGCTGCAGTCGAATTTGCTGGAAGTTAGTGTGAAAGACAAGGATTTTGGGAAGGATGATCATGTGGGGAGAGTTTTCTTTGATCTAACTGAAGTTCCGGTTCGTGTTCCGCCGGATAGTCCTCTTGCTCCTCAGTGGTACAGATTGGTGGACAAGAAAGGGGACAAGGTTAGAGGGGAGATCATGCTTGCTGTTTGGATGGGAACTCAAGCTGATGAGTCATTTCCTGAAGCTTGGCATTCTGATGCACATGACATTAGCCATGTTAATCTTGCTAGCACAAGATCAAAGGTTTACTTCTCACCGAAACTGTATTATCTTAGAGTTCACGTTCTTGAAGCTCAGGACCTTGTCCCTTCAGAAAGAGGCAGACCTTTGGACACATATGTGAAGGTACAGCTTGGTAATCAGATGAGGGTCTCAAGGCCTTCTCAGGTTCGCACTATTAATCCAATTTGGAATGATGAGCTCATATTGGTTGCGTCTGAGCCGTTTGAAGATCTCATAGTCATATCAGTGGGTGACAAGGTTGGACCTGGCAGGGATGACTTGTTGGGAATGGTGTTTCTTTCGGTTAGAGACATTCCACAAAGACATGACACTCATAAGCTTCCTGAGCCTCTTTGGTTTAATCTCCAGAAGCCTTCAGTGGCAGCTGAAGAGGAAAGTGAGAAAAAGAAAGAAAAGTTTTCAAGCAAGATTCATCTCCGCCTCTATTTGGATGCAGGGTATCATGTTCTTGATGAGTCTACACATTTTAGCAGTGATATGCAGCCTTCTTCCAAGCACCTGAGGAAAGCAGGCATTGGAATTCTGGAACTTGGGATTCTTAGTGCCAAGAATTTGCTCCCAATGAAGGGTAGGGAGGGTAGGACTACTGATTCGTACTGTGTGGCGAAGTATGGGAACAAATGGGTGCGAACTAGAACACTCCTCAACACTCTGAACCCTCGCTGGAATGAGCAGTATACATGGGAAGTGCATGATCCTTGTACTGTCATCACCGTTGGTGTTTTTGACAATCATCATATCAATGGAAGCAAAGAAGACGCCAGGGACCAGCGGATTGGGAAGGTGAGAATCAGGTTATCCACTTTAGAAACTGATCGGATTTATACACATTACTATCCTTTGTTGGTTTTGACGCCCTCTGGTTTGAAGAAGCATGGTGAACTTCAGTTGGCACTGAGGTTCAGTTGTACAGCTTGGGTTAATATGGTAGCTCAATATGGAAGACCATTGCTTCCAAAGATGCATTATGTTAATCCTATACCTGTTAGGTATGTTGATTGGCTCCGCCACCAGGCAATGCAGATTGTGGCTGCACGGCTATCTCGAGCAGAGCCACCATTAAGGCGGGAGGCTGTTGAGTATATGCTAGATGTAGACTACCATATGTTTAGTCTAAGGAGAAGCAAAGCCAACTTCCAACGTATCATGTCACTTCTCAGCGGATTCACCATGGTCTGCAGATGGTTCAATGACATTTGCACCTGGAGAAACCCAATCACTACGTGCCTGGTGCATATTTTGTTTGTGATTCTAGTGTGCTACCCAGAGCTGATCCTGCCAACAATTTTCCTCTACCTCTTCGTGATTGGTTTATGGAACTATAGGTTCAGACCAAGGCACCCACCTCACATGGATGCTCGGATTTCACAGGCAGAGTTTGCACATCCGGATGAATTGGACGAAGAATTTGACAGCTTCCCTACAAGCCGACCCTCTGACATTGTGAGAATGAGGTATGACAGGTTGCGTAGTGTGGCAGGTAGAGTGCAAACTGTGGTTGGAGATTTGGCAACCCAAGGGGAAAGAGCTCAAGCTCTACTAAGCTGGAGAGATTCAAGGGCTACTGCAATCTTCATCATCTTCTCGTTGATCTGGGCAGTTTTCATATACATAACTCCCTTCCAGGTTGTGGCAGTGCTGGTTGGTCTCTATATGCTGCGGCATCCACGATTCCGAAGCAAGATGCCTTCTGCACCTGTTAATTTCTTCAAGAGACTGCCTTCCAAGTCAGATATGTTACTATGA
- the LOC101293001 gene encoding threonylcarbamoyladenosine tRNA methylthiotransferase-like: MEDIEDLFVGAGAGGGAPPGFRLPITSVGLNPKKNKKKPNLNGNSNSNGLSQIKHPLAPLSPKVPGSETIYIKTFGCSHNQSDSEYMAGQLSAFGYSLSDNPEDADLWLINTCTVKSPSQSAMDTLIAKGKGAKKPLVVAGCVPQGSRDIKELDGVSIVGVQQIDRVVEIVEETLKGHEVRLLSRKTLPALDLPKVRKNKFVEILPINVGCLGACTYCKTKHARGHLGSYTVDGLVGRVRSVIADGVREIWLSSEDTGAYGRDIGVNLPILLNAIVKELPPDGSTMLRIGMTNPPFILEHLKEIAEVLRHPCVYSFLHVPVQSGSDAVLTAMNREYTVSEFKTVVDTLTELVPGMQIATDIICGFPGETDENFAQTHDLIKEYKFPQLHISQFYPRPGTPAARMKKVPSTVVKNRSRELTSVFEAFTPYVGMEGRVERIWITEVATDGTHLVGHTKGYVQVLVAGPEIMLGTSAIAKITSVGRWSVFGEVIETIPEMNDRAAVGKEMQSRESSFPCSNNFETCACSTEPENCACGPGSCGEQATSTKCYVTTTGVPLEEQKNRNLIGWLLRKRKNQVQKFVENEIDLGSKEKREQAQESIGKWGAVDKALLGGMLASFLTIVAVLVHLGFRILSN, from the exons ATGGAGGACATTGAGGATTTGTTCGTCGGTGCCGGAGCAGGCGGCGGAGCTCCTCCGGGCTTCCGTCTGCCGATTACATCCGTCGGACTCAATCCAAAGAAGAACAAGAAGAAGCCCAATCTCAACGGCAACAGCAACAGCAACGGCCTCTCTCAAATCAAGCACCCTCTCGCTCCTCTCTCCCCTAAAGTCCCCGGAAGTGAG ACTATATATATCAAGACATTTGGATGCTCCCACAACCAG AGTGACAGCGAATATATGGCTGGTCAACTTTCAGCTTTTGGTTATTCATTAAGTGACAATCCTGAGGATGCAGACCTGTGGCTCATAAATAC ATGCACAGTCAAATCTCCAAGCCAATCTGCCATGGACACTCTGATAGCAAAAGGCAAAGGTGCAAAAAAGCCCCTGGTGGTAGCTGGGTGTGTGCCTCAAGGAAGTCGAGATATAAAGGAGCTAGATGGTGTCAGTATAGTAGGAGTCCAGCAAATTGACCGTGTGGTTGAAATTGTTGAAGAGACCTTGAAAGGTCACGAGGTGCGGCTTTTAAGCCGTAAAACGTTGCCAGCACTGGACCTCCCTAAG GTGAGAAAAAACAAGTTCGTTGAGATTCTTCCCATTAATGTTGGCTGTTTAGGTGCTTGCACATACTGCAAAACGAAGCATGCCCGTGGTCATTTAGGGAGTTACACTGTTGATGGACTT GTAGGACGTGTAAGATCTGTGATAGCTGATGGAGTCAGGGAAATATGGTTGAGTAGTGAAGATACTGGAGCATATG GTCGTGACATTGGTGTCAATCTACCTATTTTGTTAAATGCAATTGTCAAGGAGCTTCCTCCTGATGGAAGCACAATGCTTCGAATTGGAATGACGAATCCTCCTTTCATTTTAGAGCACTTGAAAGAAATTGCAGAGGTGTTGAGGCATCCATGTGTATACTCATTTCTCCATGTACCAGTCCAATCTGGAAGTGACGCTGTCTTGACT GCAATGAATCGAGAATATACTGTGAGTGAGTTCAAGACTGTTGTAGATACCCTAACTGAGCTTGTGCCAGGGATGCAGATTGCAACTGATATAATTTGTGGATTTCCCG GTGAAACGGATGAAAATTTTGCTCAAACGCATGACCTTATTAAGGAGTACAAGTTTCCTCAACTTCATATTTCACAGTTCTATCCTCGACCTG GAACACCTGCTGCAAGGATGAAAAAGGTCCCCAGTACTGTAGTGAAGAATAGGAGTCGTGAATTGACTTCTGTTTTTGAAGCTTTCACCCCATATGTTGGAATGGAGGGCAGGGTGGAAAGGATTTGGATAACAGAAGTTGCCACTGATGGTACTCACTTG GTTGGTCATACCAAGGGATACGTACAAGTGCTTGTAGCTGGTCCAGAAATTATGCTGGGGACTTCAGCTATTGCGAAGATCACTTCAGTTGGAAGGTGGTCAGTATTTGGAGAAGTTATTGAGACTATCCCTGAAATGAATGATAGAGCAGCTGTAGGAAAGGAAATGCAGAGTCGGGAGAGTAGTTTCCCCTGCTCAAACAATTTTGAGACTTGTGCTTGTTCAACAGAGCCTGAAAATTGTGCTTGTGGACCAGGAAGTTGTGGAGAACAGGCTACATCGACAAAGTGTTATGTAACAACTACTGGCGTTCCACTTGAAGAACAGAAGAACAGAAATCTTATTGGATGGTTACTAAGGAAACGAAAGAACCAAGTTCAGAAATTCGTGGAGAATGAAATTGACTTGGGATCTAAGGAAAAGCGAGAGCAGGCCCAAGAAAGCATCGGTAAATGGGGTGCTGTGGACAAGGCTCTTCTTGGTGGGATGCTTGCGAGCTTCCTGACTATTGTAGCTGTACTAGTACATCTAGGATTTAGAATTTTGTCAAATTAA